The DNA region ACCGACACCGCCCTTTTTCTTGGCGAGACCGCTACGGTGGATACGACGACCTGAAACGTTGCGCTTACCTGTGATGGAGCAGACCTGTGCCATGATGAGAAATTCGGTTGGTGATTGAATGAAAATGGTGAGTGCGTCCCGTCACGGGCGCGTGAGCGTGAACCCATACTCGGATATCAGCTGCGGTCAAGGGATTGTTTAAGGAAACGAGGATAATTTCCTGAGGAGTTCTCGTCGTAGCCGCACGTCGTTCGATGCCCTAGAGCTGATCCTTGCAGAAGGTGTCGCCGAGTCCACCGCTGGTCAATCCATTGATGTCGCCGGTGTCGAAGCCGAGCTTGAACCAGCGCACGCGTTGGGCGGACGTGCCGTGGGTGAATGATTCCTGATCTGCGTATCCCTTGGCGCGTTTTTGCAATGTGTCGTCGCCGATTTTGTCGGCGGCGTTGAGGGCTTCTTCGAGGTCGCCGGGTTCCAGGATATCGAAGCGCTTGTGGGCGTGGTGGGCCCAGACGCCGGCGAGGAAGTCGGCTTGGAGTTCGAGGCGGACGGAGAGTTCGTTGTACTCGGCTTGGCTGACTTTTCCGCGGGCGCGGTGGACCATGCCGCTGATCCCTAAGAGGTGTTGGATGTGGTGGCCTACCTCGTGGGCGATGACGTAGGCCTGGGCGAAGTCGCCTGGCGCGCCGAAGCGGTCACTGAGTTCTCGGAAGAACGAGAGGTCGAGGTAAACCTTTTGGTCGGCCGGACAATAGAAGGGGCCGACCCCGGACGAGGCCAGGCCGCAGCCAGAGCGCACGTTGCCCGTGAAATAGACCATCGTGGTGGGACGATACTGTTGGCCATATTGCTGGAACAATTCCCCCCAGACGCGCTCCGTGTCGCCGAGGACCGTGGCGGCAAACTGAGCGGCTTCGTCGTCGGCAGGGGTGGTGGTCGCCGATTGCTCAAGTGCGGGCGGCTGGCCTTGCGATGCCATGTCGAGCACGGTCATCGGGTCGGCGCCCAGCAGGAGGGCGATGACCACCACGATTATGGTGCCCATGCCTCCCAGAGCCATACCTTTGCCTCGACCGCCGCGGCCTCTGCGGTCTTCAATGTTTCTGCTCGCCTGACGTCCTTTCCATCGCATCTCAATGATGGAAAACGCCTGTCACCAGTGGATGGGGACGAAGAATCTACACCGAGCGCTCAAGAGGGAATGCCTTTTTGCCTGGCGCGACGGCTTCGCTGTATCCAGCGGCGACCTCATCCGCGCTCGATCCGAAGGCACCGGTGTCGCGCAAAAGTCCGTCGCGAAGGTCGTAGACCCAGCCGTGGATGGTGAGATCCTGACCGCGGGCCCAGGCGTCGGTGATGACGGTCGTTTCCGCGACGTTCATGACCTGCTCGGCAACATTGAGTTCGCACAGGCGGTCGGCGCGGTCGGTTTCGTCGGTGATTTTTTCGAGCTGCTTGGCGTGTTTTTTGCACACATCGACGACGTGGTGGAGCCAGTTGTCGACGAGGCCGTGGCGTTCGCGGTTCATCGCTGCTTTGACGCCGCCGCAGTTATAGTGGCCGACGACGATGATGTGTTTCACCTTGAGCACGTCGACGGCGAACTGAATGACCGAGAGACAGTTCAGGTCCGAGTGGACGACTTGGTTGGCGATATTGCGGTGAACGAAGAGTTCGCCGGGAAGCAGGCCGGTGATCTCGTTGGCGGGAACGCGGCTGTCAGCGCAGCCGATCCAGAGGTGTTCCGGGGCTTGTTGGGTGTAGAGCTTGGCGAAGAACTCTGGGTCGCGTCCGGTGATGCCGTCGGCCCACTGGCGGTTGTTCTTGAAAAGGTTGATCAGCGACTTCATCTGGAACCGGTCAAATCTGTAGGTGGAAATGGGAGGGGGAGAGAGCTTAGCCGACCGCAGGGGTCATGCGTGCTATCCATTTACCTACGACGTCGAACTCAACATTGATGCGTTCGCCCGGTGTGAGGCTGTGCAGGCGTGTGCGAACCCAGGTGTGGGGGATGATGAAGCAGCGCACGAGCGAGCGTTCATCATCGAGTTCCGCCGCGGTAAGCGAGATGCCATCGAGGCAGATCGATCCTTTGTCGATGACGCTGAGGATGGTTTCCTCGGGCAGTCGCAATTCGATCAGGTGGTCGTTTTCACCGGTGGGTTCGGCGCGGACGAGTTCTGCCGTGGTGTCGACGTGGCCTTGGACGATGTGTCCGCTGAGGCGTTCGCCGAGCTGCATGGCGCGCTCGAGGTTGACGATGCTGCCGGTTTTGAGGCCGCCGAGGTTGGTGACCTTCAAAGTTTGGGCGAGCAGGTCGAATGACGCGGTGTTGGCGTCGGTGTCGGTGGTGGTGACGGTCAGGCAGCAGCCGTTGACCGCGACGCTTTCACCTTCCGCCAGATCGGCGGCTTGGAATCCATCGAGAGCTACCGTGATGCGGCCGCCTCCTTCGGATGAAGTGATCGCGGTGACCGTTCCGAGTGCTTCAATGATTCCTGTGAACATAGAGGTGACGATTAGTGGGCTGCTGGCGCTTCCTGGGTGGATTCGACGTGCTGTTCGATGGCTGCCGGGTTGGCTGGCTCGTCCGAGTGAACGGTGCCGTCCAGTGCCGGTAGGATAGCGAAGCAGATATAGCAGATCGCTGTCGGGAACAAAGCGCCGAGGGCCAGGAAGAGCGGATTTATGCCTTCTTCAAAGGCCTTACCAAGAATTGACTGCCCTGCAGGGTTTGGCGCGTTGGCGATGACGGTCAATCCGCCGCCGGTCACAGCACCTGCGACCACCGCGTACTGGGCACCGGTGGAGATGCCGTCGACAGTGGATGCCAGATAGGTGATGGCTGCGTTGTCGTTGAACGCGGTGAGGACCGTGGAGCCGAGCATCAGCAAGCTATTTGGCAGGCCGAGGATGATT from Sulfuriroseicoccus oceanibius includes:
- the can gene encoding carbonate dehydratase, with protein sequence MKSLINLFKNNRQWADGITGRDPEFFAKLYTQQAPEHLWIGCADSRVPANEITGLLPGELFVHRNIANQVVHSDLNCLSVIQFAVDVLKVKHIIVVGHYNCGGVKAAMNRERHGLVDNWLHHVVDVCKKHAKQLEKITDETDRADRLCELNVAEQVMNVAETTVITDAWARGQDLTIHGWVYDLRDGLLRDTGAFGSSADEVAAGYSEAVAPGKKAFPLERSV
- the ypfJ gene encoding KPN_02809 family neutral zinc metallopeptidase encodes the protein MRWKGRQASRNIEDRRGRGGRGKGMALGGMGTIIVVVIALLLGADPMTVLDMASQGQPPALEQSATTTPADDEAAQFAATVLGDTERVWGELFQQYGQQYRPTTMVYFTGNVRSGCGLASSGVGPFYCPADQKVYLDLSFFRELSDRFGAPGDFAQAYVIAHEVGHHIQHLLGISGMVHRARGKVSQAEYNELSVRLELQADFLAGVWAHHAHKRFDILEPGDLEEALNAADKIGDDTLQKRAKGYADQESFTHGTSAQRVRWFKLGFDTGDINGLTSGGLGDTFCKDQL
- a CDS encoding riboflavin synthase, which translates into the protein MFTGIIEALGTVTAITSSEGGGRITVALDGFQAADLAEGESVAVNGCCLTVTTTDTDANTASFDLLAQTLKVTNLGGLKTGSIVNLERAMQLGERLSGHIVQGHVDTTAELVRAEPTGENDHLIELRLPEETILSVIDKGSICLDGISLTAAELDDERSLVRCFIIPHTWVRTRLHSLTPGERINVEFDVVGKWIARMTPAVG